Below is a genomic region from Azoarcus sp. KH32C.
GAGATGAAGCGCCTGTACGTCGAGCCGAGTTTCCGCGGCCTGGGTATCGGGCGTGAACTGGTGCTGGCGGCGATCCGCACGGCGAAGGACCTCGGCTACCGCCGCATCCTGCTCGACACGCTGCCGGCGATGCGCATTGCGGTGAAGCTGTATCGCGAGATGGGTTTCAAGGAGGCCCCGGCCTACTACCCGACGCCGATCGAAGGCACGATCTTCCTGTCGCTGGACCTCGAGAACTGGTCCGAGGAAGAGGTCGCGAGCGAGAACCTGTTCCACCTCTTCGACTACAACCGCGCGTGGGCGCAGCAGATGCGCCAGGTCGATCCGGGCTTTTTCGAGAAGCTGTCGAAGTTGCAGTCGCCGGAGTACCTGTGGATCGGCTGCTCGGATTCGCGCGTGCCGGCGAACCAGATCATCGGCCTGTTGCCGGGCGAAGTGTTCGTGCATCGCAACGTCGCGAACGTTGTGGTGCATACCGACCTCAACTGTCTGTCGGTGATGCAGTTCGCCGTCGACGTGTTGAAGGTCAAGCACATCATGGTCGTGGGCCACTACGGCTGCGGCGGCGTGAAGGCGGCGCTGACGCGCGAGCGCGTCGGGCTCGTCGATCTGTGGTTGCGCCATGTGCAGGACGTGCATGTCAAACATCGCAAGCGCGTGGATGGACTGCCGCTCGAACTGGCACAAGACCGTCTGTGCGAGTTGAACTCGCTGGAGCAGGTCGTGAACGTGTGCCAGAGCGTGGTCGTGCAGGACGCATGGCGTCGCGGCCAGCCGCTGACCGTGCACGCGTGGATTTATGGATTGAAGGACGGGCTGGTGCGCGATCTGGGTCTGAACGTGCGCCGCCCCGAAGATTTGATGCCGCGCTATATCGCGGCACTTGAAGCACTGGCCTGAGAGCCGGATCTATGTATGGTTAGTTTCTGAGGAGAGAAGCATGAGTGATCCCGTCGTTATCGTTTCCGCCGCACGTACCCCGATGGGCGGTTTCCAGGGCGAGCTGTCCGGCCTTACCGGGCCGCAGCTTGGCGCTGTCGCAATTCAGGCCGCCGTCGAGCGCGCCGGGATCACTCCCGAGCAGGTGCAGGAAGTGCTGATGGGCTGCGTGCTGCCGGCGGGTGTCGGCCAGGCGCCGGCCCGCCAGGCGGCGCTCGGCGCGGGCCTGCCGCTCTCCGCAGGCTGCACGACGATCAGCAAGGTGTGCGGTTCGGGCATGAAGGCGACGATGCTGGCGCATGACCTGCTCGTGGCTGGCACCAACGACGTGATGGTCGCGGGCGGCATGGAGTCGATGTCGAACGCGCCCTACCTGCTGCCCAAGGCTCGCGGCGGCTATCGCCTCGGCCATGGCCAGGTGCTCGACCACATGTTCCTCGACGGTCTCGAAGACAGCTACTCGAAGGAGAACAAGGGCCGCCTGATGGGCACCTTCGCCGAGGACTGCGCAAGCCACTTCGACTTTACGCGCGCCGCGCAGGACGAGTTCGCGATCGCCTCGACGACGCGCGCGCAGGCCGCGATCAAGGACGGCAGCTTCGCGTGGGAAGTCGCGCCGGTGACCGTGTCGGGCCGCAAGGGCGACGTCGTCATCGACAAGGACGAGCAGCCGCCGAAGGCGCAGATCGACAAGATCGCCGGCCTGAAGCCCGCGTTCGCCAAGGACGGCACCGTCACCGCCGCGAACTCGAGCTCGATTTCCGATGGCGCCGCGGCACTCGTGCTGATGCGCCGCTCGACCGCCGACAAGCTGGGCCTGAAGCCGCTCGCGACCATCGTCGGTCACGCGACGCACGCGCAGGAACCCGCGTGGTTCACGACCGCCCCGGTCGGCGCGATGCAGAAGGTGCTCGCGAAGGCCGGCTGGACGAAGGACGACGTCGACCTGTGGGAAATCAACGAAGCCTTCGCGGTCGTCACGATGGCGGCGATGAAGGAGCTCGACCTGCCGCACGACAAGGTGAACGTGCATGGCGGCGCCTGCGCGCTGGGCCATCCGATCGGCGCTTCGGGCGCTCGCATCATCGTCACGCTGCTCGGCGCGCTGAAGAAGTACGGCAAGAAGCGCGGCGTCGCGAGCCTGTGCATCGGCGGCGGCGAAGCGACGGCAGTTGCGGTGGAGTTCGCCTAAATGATCCTCACGCAAGAACAGGAAATGATTCGCGACTCTCTGCGCGCCTTCGCGCAGGAGCGTCTCGCCCCCTTCGCCGCCGAATGGGACCGCAACCATACCTTCCCGCGCGAAGCGTTGAAGGAACTCGCCGAGCTGGGTGCCTTGGGCATGGTCGTGCCTGAGCAGTGGGGCGGCGCGGGCATGGACTACGTGAGCCTCGTGCTCGCGCTGGAGGAGATCGCGGCCGGTGATGGCGCGACCTCGACCATCGTGAGCGTGCAGAACTCGCTCGCCTGCGGCATCCCGAACCGTTACGGCAACGACGCGCAGAAGGAAAAGTGGCTGAAGCCGCTCGCGAGCGGCCAGAAGCTCGGCTGCTTTTGCCTGACCGAGCCGCACGTGGGCTCGGACGCCTCGGCGCTGAAGACCTCCGCCGTGCGTGACGGGGATCATTGGGTCATCAACGGGGTAAAACAGTTCATCACGACCGGCCGCGAGGCCGACGTCGCGATCGTGTTCGCGGTGACCGACAAGACCGCGGGCAAGAAGGGCATCTCGTGCTTCCTCGTGCCGACGAACACGCCGGGCTACATCGTCGCGCGCATCGAGGAAAAGATGGGCCAGAAGGCCTCCGACACCGCGCAGATCCTCTTCGAGAACTGTCGCGTGCCGGCGGACGCGCTGCTCGGCGCCGAAGGCGAAGGCTACAAGATCGCGCTGTCGAACCTCGAAGCGGGCCGCATCGGCATCGCCGCGCAATGCCTCGGCATGGCGCGCGCAGCGCTCGAAGCGGCCGTCAAGTACGCGCACGAGCGCGAGACTTTCGGCAAGCCGATCTTCGAGCACCAGGCGGTGAATTTCCGCCTCGCCGACATGGCGACGCAGCTCGAAGCCGCGCGCCAGCTCGTGTGGCATGCCGCAACGCTGAAGGATGCCGGCCGGCCCTGCCTGAAGGAAGCCTCGATGGCGAAGCTCTTCGCTTCCGAGATGGCGGAGAAGGTGTGCTCGGACGCGATCCAGATCCACGGCGGCTACGGCTATGTCAGCGACTTCCCGGTCGAGCGCATCTACCGCGACGTGCGGGTGTGCCAGATCTACGAAGGCGCGAGCGACATCCAGCGCCTCGTGATCGGCCGCTCGCTGGCGATCTAGTAGGTTTTTGTTTTACGGTCCTGCGGGAGTAGTCGCGGCGGGCATCTCCCTGCAGCCTCCCTCTCGATTCTCTGCCGTGTTCCGCAGGACCTCTTTATCCCGGCAAGGGGCCGCAAGAGCCCCGCTAACGAACAAGACTCAATCAGGAGACGGAATTGAAGTACGAAACCCTCGAAATTTCGCTCGAACAGGGCGTGGCGACAGTCTGGATGAATCGTCCGGATGTGCATAACGCCTTCAACGCGCAGCTCATCGCCGACATCACCGCGGCCTGCCGCCAGCTCGACGGCGACGACGCAGTGCGCGTCGTGGTGCTCGCGGGCCGTGGCAAGAGCTTCTCGGCCGGCGCCGACCTCAACTGGATGAAGGCCGCGGGCGAGGCGAGCGTCGAGGAAAATCTCGCCGATGCGCGCAAGCTCGCCGGCATGCTGCGCACGCTCTCCGAAATGCAGAAGCCGACGATCGCGCGCGTGCAAGGTGCGGCGTTGGGCGGCGGCATGGGGCTCGCGTCCGCGTGCGACATCTGCGTCGCGTCCGACAAGGCGGTGTTCGCGACCTCCGAGGTCAAGTTCGGCATCATCCCGTCGGCGATCAGCCCCTACGTGATCCGTGCGATCGGCGAGCGCCAGTCCTACCGCTACTTTCAGTCGGCCGAGCGGATTTCCGCCGAGCGCGCCGGGGAGATCGGCCTCGCGCACGAGGTCGTCGCGGCCGAGGAACTCGACGCGAAGGTTCATGAGATCGTGATGGCGCTGTTGCAGGGCGGGCCGAAGGCGCAGGCCGCGGCGAAGGACCTGATCCGTGCGGTTGCGAACCGGCCGGTGTCGGACGAAGTCGTCGAGGACACCGCGCGCCGCATCTCGGGCCTGCGTGCGACGCCGGAAGCGAAGGAGGGCCTCGACGCCTTCCTGTCGAAGCGTCCCGCCGCCTGGATTCCGGCGCACTAAGCGCTGCGCGAGGAGAACATCATGCAACTGCCGAAAAGCGTACGCATCGTCGATGTCGGCCCGCGCGACGGGCTGCAGAACGAGAAGCAGGTCGTCGCGACCGGGACCAAGGTCGAGCTGATCGCGCGGCTCGCCGAAGCGGGCCTGAAGACGATCGAGGCGACGTCCTTCGTGTCGCCGAAGTGGGTGCCGCAGATGGGCGACAACGCCGAGGTGATGGCACGCATCGCGCGTCGGCCGGGCGTTGCCTACCCGGTGCTGACGCCGAATCTCAAAGGCTTTGAAGCGGCGCTTGCTGCCGGCGCGGAGGAGGTCGCGGTGTTCGGCGCCGCCTCCGAGTCCTTCAGCCAGAAGAACATCAACTGTTCGATCGCGGAATCCTTGGAGCGCTTCCGTCCCGTCACCGAGGCCGCGCGCGCGGCCGGGGTGAAGGTGCGCGGCTACGTCTCGTGTGTCGCCGGCTGCCCCTACGAGGGCCCGGTCGCGCCGGAAAAGGTCGCCGAGGTCGCGGCGACGCTGATGGAGATGGGCTGCTACGAAGTGTCGCTCGGTGACACGATCGGCAGCGGCAATCCGGCGAACATCTCGCGCATGCTCGAAGCGGTCATGAAGTGCGTGCCGGTCGAGCGCTTGGCTGGCCACTACCACGACACCTACGGCATGGCCGCGGTGAACATCTACGCGTCGCTGCAGATGGGCGTGTCGGTGTTCGATGCGTCCGTCGGCGGGCTGGGCGGTTGCCCCTATGCCGCCGGTGCTTCCGGCAACGTGGCGACCGAGGATGTCGTGTGGCTGCTCAACGGCCTGGGGGTCGAGACCGGCATCGATCTCGAACGCCTCGTCGATATCGCTGCGTGGATTAGCGGCGAGCTCGGGCGCGAGCCCGCCTCGCGCGTTGCCCGTGCGGTGCTCGCCAAGCGTGCGAAGGCGAGCTGCGGAGCCTGAAACATGGGCTGAACTTTGAACTCCGTCGGGCGGCGGCAGACCAATCCATCAACTAAAGCAATAGCCGCTCCCGACCCTGACAACCCCCGACCCCGACATGAGTGTTGCCTCGCCCTGCATCAATATCTGCCGCATGAACGGCGAAACCGGCCTGTGCGAAGGCTGCTTCCGGACGCTCGACGAGATCGCCGGCTGGAGCCGCCAGGGCGACGACGAGAAGTTGCGCATCCTGGCGTTGATCGCCCAGCGGCGGTCTGCGCGAGTGACCGCGACCGCCGCTGCGTCGTCGCTGTCTCCGACGGAGGAATCATGAGCGACTCCCTGTGCGTCGGTGTGTGCATGATCGACTGGGACTCCGGCGTCTGCCTCGGCTGCGGGCGCACCCCCGACGAGATCGACGGCGTGCCGGTTCCGCCGCCGGCCGAACCGGCACCAGCGGCCGCGCCGCTGCCGCAGAACGTCGCAGAGCAGGTCGGCGCAGGCACCGAATGAGCGCAGCAGCGCCTTTGCCCGACAGCCTGCGGGTGCTCGAGCGCGGCTGGCTGTCCGCGAACAACGTCGTGCTCTTCGATGGCGCCGAGGCGACGGTGATCGACAGCGGCTATGTAAGCCATGCCGATCAGACGGTCGCGCTGCTACGCGAGGTTCTGGACGGGCGACGGCTTGCCCATCTCGTGAACACCCATTCGCACTCCGACCACATCGGCGGCAACGCGCGGCTGCAGCGCACTTTCGGTTGCGAGATCAGCGTGCCAGCCGGGATGGTGCCGGCGGTGGCGGCGTGGGACGAGGATGCGCTGCTGCTGTCGACCGCCGCCCAGTCCGGCGAACGCTTCCACGCCGATCACGCGCTGCACCCTGGCGACACGCTCGGCATGGGCGGGCTGGAATGGCGGGCGATCGCCGCGCCGGGCCACGACATGGACGCGCTCGTCTTCCACAACCCGGACCGGCGCATCCTGATCTCTGGCGACGCGCTGTGGCGCGACGGGTTCGGCATCCTGTTCGCCGAGGTGCTCGGCACCGGGGACGGCATCGGCGCCGCGCGGCGCACGCTCGAAGCGATCTCGCGCCTCTCCGTCGACATCGTGATCCCCGGTCACGGTGCGCCCTTCGTCGAGGTGGACGACGCCCTGGCAAGGGCCTTCGGACGGCTGCGGGCCTTCGAGGAGGACGGCAGCCGGATGGCGCGCAACGCGATCCGCGCCTGCGTGACCTTCTCGCTCCTCGACACGCGCAGCATCGCGCTCGCCGATCTCGCGGAACATCTGCAGACTGTGCCGCTCTACCGCGAAGCCAATGCGCGCTTCCTCGGCCTCTCGCCGGATGCGCTGGCCGACTGGCTGGTCGCCGAGCTGACCCGGGCCGGTGTCGCGCGCCGAGACGGGGAGCGGCTCATCGCGGCGTGAAGGTGGCCGCGGGCTCATACTTTGGCGATAATCGGACTCCCACGTGGAGTGATTGGTCATGCAGGTCGTCCTGATTAGCGGACTGTCGGGGTCCGGCAAGAGTGTCGCGCTGAAGGTGCTCGAGGATGCGGGCTACTACGCCATCGACAACCTGCCGGGGAATCTGCTGCCCCAACTCGTCGAAGAGCTGCGCGGCACCGGTTACCGGCGCCTCGCGGTCGCCGTCGATGTGCGCTCGGGCGCGAGCATCGAGGCGCTTCCCGAGCAGGTCGACGCGCTGCGCAAGATGGGCCACGACCTGCGCGTGATCTTCCTCGATGCGCGCGACGACACGCTGATCGCGCGTTTCTCGGAAACGCGCCGCCGGCACCCGCTCGCCAGCGAGGACGTCTCGCTCGCCGAAGCGATCCAGAAGGAACGCGATACGCTCGCAGGCATCGCCGAACTCGGCCATCGCATCGATACCAGCGACCTGCAGGCGAACACGCTGCGCGGGTGGATCAAGGACTTCATGGGCATCGACGCGACCGAGGGCCTGACGCTGATGTTCCAGTCCTTTGGCTTCAAGTACGGCATCCCGCTGGACGCGGACCTCGTCTTCGACGTGCGTTGTCTGCCCAATCCGCACTACGACCCGGTGCTGAGGCCCTTCACGGGCAAGGACCAACCCGTCATCGAATTCCTTGAAGGCCAGCCCGAAGTGGCGCGGATGAGCGAGGACATCCGCCGCTTCGTCGCGGACTGGCTGCCGGCCTATGCGCGCGACAACCGCAGCTACCTGACGGTGGCGATCGGCTGTACCGGCGGGCAGCACCGTTCGGTGTACATTGCCGAATGGCTGGGGCGGCAGTTCGTCGATCGCGTGCGGGTACTCGTACGGCACCGCTCGGCGGCGCGCCGGCAGGTGGACGGGCCGAAGGGAATGCCCGATCAGTGAAAGCATCTCTTGCGGGCTGGCTCGAGCTGCTGCGTCCCGGGGATTACGTGATTCTCGTTGCCGCCCTCGCAGCCTGCGTGTTGTCGGCCGTCGTGCTGTGGCGCGGCGGGGCGCCGGACAAGGCCATTGTGCGTACCGGCGGCAAGGTCGTTGCGGAACTGGCGCTCACGCGCGCGCAGACCGTCGAAGTGCCGGGCCCGCTGGGCACCACCCGCATCGAGATACAGCCCGGCCGGGCGCGTGTGGCCTCCGATCCCGGTCCGCGCCAGTATTGCGTGCGCCAGGGATGGCTGACGCGTTCGGGCTCGGTCGCGATCTGCGCGCCCAATCAGGTCAGCCTCAGCCTCAGCGGCGGGGCCACGGACTATGACTCCCTCAACTATTGAGATCCAGCCGACCGACGACGACCGGCGCATCGCTCGGCTGGCGGCGGCGGCGATCGCGCTGTCCGTCGCCGAGGCCGCGATCCCCTTGCCGCTGCCCGGCGTCAAACCCGGCCTCGGCAACATCGTTATCCTGATCGTGCTGCTGCGCTGGGGGTGGCGCGACGCGGTGTGGGTCGGGCTGTTGCGCGTCTTCGCGAGCAGCCTGCTGCTCGGCCAGCTTTTCGCACCGGGCTTCTTCCTGAGTCTTTCGGGGTCGGTGGTCAGCCTCGCGGTATTGGGGCTCGCCAAGCACCTGCCGCGGCGCTGGTTCGGCCCCGTTTCGCTCAGCGTGTTTGCGGCCTTCGCGCACATCGGCGGGCAGCTCGTCCTCGCGCGGCTGTGGCTCGTGCCGCACAACGGCGTGTTCTACCTCGTGCCGGTCTTCGCCGCGGCGGCGACGTTGTTCGGGCTCATCAACGGACTGGTCGC
It encodes:
- a CDS encoding acetyl-CoA C-acetyltransferase, giving the protein MSDPVVIVSAARTPMGGFQGELSGLTGPQLGAVAIQAAVERAGITPEQVQEVLMGCVLPAGVGQAPARQAALGAGLPLSAGCTTISKVCGSGMKATMLAHDLLVAGTNDVMVAGGMESMSNAPYLLPKARGGYRLGHGQVLDHMFLDGLEDSYSKENKGRLMGTFAEDCASHFDFTRAAQDEFAIASTTRAQAAIKDGSFAWEVAPVTVSGRKGDVVIDKDEQPPKAQIDKIAGLKPAFAKDGTVTAANSSSISDGAAALVLMRRSTADKLGLKPLATIVGHATHAQEPAWFTTAPVGAMQKVLAKAGWTKDDVDLWEINEAFAVVTMAAMKELDLPHDKVNVHGGACALGHPIGASGARIIVTLLGALKKYGKKRGVASLCIGGGEATAVAVEFA
- the rapZ gene encoding RNase adapter RapZ, with product MQVVLISGLSGSGKSVALKVLEDAGYYAIDNLPGNLLPQLVEELRGTGYRRLAVAVDVRSGASIEALPEQVDALRKMGHDLRVIFLDARDDTLIARFSETRRRHPLASEDVSLAEAIQKERDTLAGIAELGHRIDTSDLQANTLRGWIKDFMGIDATEGLTLMFQSFGFKYGIPLDADLVFDVRCLPNPHYDPVLRPFTGKDQPVIEFLEGQPEVARMSEDIRRFVADWLPAYARDNRSYLTVAIGCTGGQHRSVYIAEWLGRQFVDRVRVLVRHRSAARRQVDGPKGMPDQ
- a CDS encoding acyl-CoA dehydrogenase, producing the protein MILTQEQEMIRDSLRAFAQERLAPFAAEWDRNHTFPREALKELAELGALGMVVPEQWGGAGMDYVSLVLALEEIAAGDGATSTIVSVQNSLACGIPNRYGNDAQKEKWLKPLASGQKLGCFCLTEPHVGSDASALKTSAVRDGDHWVINGVKQFITTGREADVAIVFAVTDKTAGKKGISCFLVPTNTPGYIVARIEEKMGQKASDTAQILFENCRVPADALLGAEGEGYKIALSNLEAGRIGIAAQCLGMARAALEAAVKYAHERETFGKPIFEHQAVNFRLADMATQLEAARQLVWHAATLKDAGRPCLKEASMAKLFASEMAEKVCSDAIQIHGGYGYVSDFPVERIYRDVRVCQIYEGASDIQRLVIGRSLAI
- a CDS encoding NusG domain II-containing protein: MKASLAGWLELLRPGDYVILVAALAACVLSAVVLWRGGAPDKAIVRTGGKVVAELALTRAQTVEVPGPLGTTRIEIQPGRARVASDPGPRQYCVRQGWLTRSGSVAICAPNQVSLSLSGGATDYDSLNY
- a CDS encoding Gx transporter family protein, with amino-acid sequence MTPSTIEIQPTDDDRRIARLAAAAIALSVAEAAIPLPLPGVKPGLGNIVILIVLLRWGWRDAVWVGLLRVFASSLLLGQLFAPGFFLSLSGSVVSLAVLGLAKHLPRRWFGPVSLSVFAAFAHIGGQLVLARLWLVPHNGVFYLVPVFAAAATLFGLINGLVAAKMLVRLGPLTSPDA
- a CDS encoding hydroxymethylglutaryl-CoA lyase → MQLPKSVRIVDVGPRDGLQNEKQVVATGTKVELIARLAEAGLKTIEATSFVSPKWVPQMGDNAEVMARIARRPGVAYPVLTPNLKGFEAALAAGAEEVAVFGAASESFSQKNINCSIAESLERFRPVTEAARAAGVKVRGYVSCVAGCPYEGPVAPEKVAEVAATLMEMGCYEVSLGDTIGSGNPANISRMLEAVMKCVPVERLAGHYHDTYGMAAVNIYASLQMGVSVFDASVGGLGGCPYAAGASGNVATEDVVWLLNGLGVETGIDLERLVDIAAWISGELGREPASRVARAVLAKRAKASCGA
- a CDS encoding DUF1289 domain-containing protein, yielding MSVASPCINICRMNGETGLCEGCFRTLDEIAGWSRQGDDEKLRILALIAQRRSARVTATAAASSLSPTEES
- a CDS encoding enoyl-CoA hydratase/isomerase family protein, producing MKYETLEISLEQGVATVWMNRPDVHNAFNAQLIADITAACRQLDGDDAVRVVVLAGRGKSFSAGADLNWMKAAGEASVEENLADARKLAGMLRTLSEMQKPTIARVQGAALGGGMGLASACDICVASDKAVFATSEVKFGIIPSAISPYVIRAIGERQSYRYFQSAERISAERAGEIGLAHEVVAAEELDAKVHEIVMALLQGGPKAQAAAKDLIRAVANRPVSDEVVEDTARRISGLRATPEAKEGLDAFLSKRPAAWIPAH
- a CDS encoding MBL fold metallo-hydrolase, producing the protein MSAAAPLPDSLRVLERGWLSANNVVLFDGAEATVIDSGYVSHADQTVALLREVLDGRRLAHLVNTHSHSDHIGGNARLQRTFGCEISVPAGMVPAVAAWDEDALLLSTAAQSGERFHADHALHPGDTLGMGGLEWRAIAAPGHDMDALVFHNPDRRILISGDALWRDGFGILFAEVLGTGDGIGAARRTLEAISRLSVDIVIPGHGAPFVEVDDALARAFGRLRAFEEDGSRMARNAIRACVTFSLLDTRSIALADLAEHLQTVPLYREANARFLGLSPDALADWLVAELTRAGVARRDGERLIAA
- a CDS encoding DUF1289 domain-containing protein, which produces MSDSLCVGVCMIDWDSGVCLGCGRTPDEIDGVPVPPPAEPAPAAAPLPQNVAEQVGAGTE
- the can gene encoding carbonate dehydratase; translation: MTVKLRALSADDQVELDHVRQFFRNYAAWLGVDLCFQGFGDEMASLPGAYSAPEGRLFYAEQDAQPAGCVGLRRFSEGVCEMKRLYVEPSFRGLGIGRELVLAAIRTAKDLGYRRILLDTLPAMRIAVKLYREMGFKEAPAYYPTPIEGTIFLSLDLENWSEEEVASENLFHLFDYNRAWAQQMRQVDPGFFEKLSKLQSPEYLWIGCSDSRVPANQIIGLLPGEVFVHRNVANVVVHTDLNCLSVMQFAVDVLKVKHIMVVGHYGCGGVKAALTRERVGLVDLWLRHVQDVHVKHRKRVDGLPLELAQDRLCELNSLEQVVNVCQSVVVQDAWRRGQPLTVHAWIYGLKDGLVRDLGLNVRRPEDLMPRYIAALEALA